The following are encoded together in the Bacillus sp. NP157 genome:
- a CDS encoding PAS domain S-box protein, whose protein sequence is MAFDIFAGLRTLAGAGRSDVRGRMDALNRTQAVIEFALDGTILSANQNFLDAMGYSLRDIAGKHHRLFVDPADAESAEYAAFWQRLGAGEPDVGLYRRLGAGGREVWIQASYNPVLDRRGRPVRVVKFATDVTEQRLRAADMEGRLAAIDKAQAVISFTLDGHILDANDNFLDTMGYSRDEVVGQHHRMFVDRAEREGPEYCAFWQKLGRGEYDSGLYHRVDRRGREVWIQGSYNPILDMAGRPFKVVKYATDVTCQTRAARTLHASLTELADTVPAIAEQARVTNALATQASRSAADGGAMVDAVIATMSAIQDGARDIAEIVSLIDSIAFQTNILALNASIEAARSGVHGKGFAVVAQEVRSLSQRSAHSARDIRNLIESTLERVREGSERSGEAGEAMRNILGSVSTLLDRVSDVAQATHTQAGGIDNVRRAVAELA, encoded by the coding sequence ATGGCATTCGACATTTTCGCTGGGCTGCGCACCCTGGCCGGCGCAGGGCGTTCGGATGTGCGCGGCAGGATGGACGCCCTCAACCGGACCCAGGCCGTGATCGAGTTCGCCCTCGACGGCACCATCCTTTCGGCGAACCAGAACTTCCTCGACGCCATGGGTTACTCGCTGCGCGACATCGCCGGCAAGCACCACCGCCTTTTCGTCGACCCGGCCGATGCCGAATCCGCCGAGTACGCCGCGTTCTGGCAACGCCTTGGCGCGGGTGAACCCGACGTCGGCCTGTATCGACGCCTCGGCGCCGGCGGTCGCGAGGTCTGGATCCAGGCCAGCTACAACCCTGTGCTCGACCGCCGCGGCCGCCCCGTGCGCGTGGTGAAGTTCGCCACCGACGTGACCGAGCAGCGGCTGCGCGCCGCCGACATGGAAGGCCGCCTGGCCGCCATCGACAAGGCACAGGCCGTGATCAGCTTCACCCTGGATGGCCACATCCTCGACGCCAACGACAATTTCCTCGACACCATGGGGTACTCGCGCGACGAAGTGGTCGGGCAACACCACCGCATGTTCGTCGACCGCGCCGAACGCGAGGGTCCCGAGTACTGCGCGTTCTGGCAAAAGCTCGGCCGGGGCGAATACGACTCGGGCCTGTACCACCGGGTGGACCGGCGCGGCCGCGAAGTGTGGATCCAGGGCAGCTACAACCCGATCCTCGACATGGCCGGGCGACCGTTCAAGGTCGTCAAGTACGCGACCGACGTCACCTGCCAGACCCGCGCGGCGCGGACGCTGCATGCATCGCTCACCGAGCTTGCCGACACCGTGCCGGCGATTGCCGAACAGGCACGTGTCACCAACGCGCTGGCCACCCAGGCCAGCCGTTCCGCCGCCGACGGCGGTGCCATGGTCGACGCCGTGATCGCGACCATGAGTGCGATTCAGGACGGTGCCCGCGACATTGCCGAGATCGTCAGCCTGATCGATTCCATCGCCTTCCAGACCAACATCCTCGCCCTCAACGCCTCGATCGAGGCCGCGCGCTCTGGCGTGCATGGCAAGGGCTTCGCCGTGGTCGCCCAGGAGGTGCGTAGCCTCTCCCAGCGCAGCGCGCATTCCGCGCGTGACATCCGCAACCTGATCGAAAGCACGCTGGAGCGGGTCCGCGAAGGTAGCGAGCGCAGCGGCGAAGCGGGCGAAGCCATGCGCAACATCCTCGGCTCGGTCTCGACCCTGCTGGACCGTGTCTCCGACGTGGCCCAGGCGACCCACACCCAGGCTGGCGGCATCGACAACGTCCGCCGCGCCGTCGCCGAACTTGCCTGA